The Marinitoga sp. 38H-ov genomic interval GTTTATCAAATAATAGATTGGAAGAAATATCAGAAAATTCTATTAAAAAGTATTTTATATCAAAACCTATTAAATTTAATAATATTTTTTTTAATATATATAATAATAAGTTATATTTATATAACACTATATTAAATTCCTTTATTCAATTTTTTATATTTCTTTTTATTTCAATTATTATTATATTTTATATTTCTAGAAAGATTTCAAATAAAATTATAACCCCTATAAACGAAATTACAAATTTAATTAGCAATTATAATACTTTTAAAAATTTTACACCCATTGAAATAAATAAATTTTCGCAATATGAAATTATAAACCTTGCAAGCAAATTTAATATTATGGGATTAGAATTAAAAAAATACATTCTAAATATGGAAGATTTAGTTTTAGAAAGAACACAGAAAATTGAAGAGCAAAATGTAAAATTAGAAGTATTAAACAAAAAGCTACGTGATATATCAATAACAGATGAATTAACCTCATTATATAACAGATATTTTTTCAATGAAATATTTAAAAAAGATTATAAACTAGCATATAGAGAAAAACTATATATTAATTTTGCTATATTTGATATTGATTATTTTAAAAATATTAATGATACATATGGTCATCTTGCTGGTGATTATTGTTTAAGAGAATTAGGAAAAATTATAAAGAATCACTTTAATAGAGAAAATGATAAAATTTTTAGATACGGCGGCGAAGAATTTGTAGTTTATTATTTATCAAAAAATCCATCTAATTTTGAAATAGCCCTTGAAAATTTAAGAAACAATGTCGAAAATAATTTGTTTGAATATAATTCTTTAAAAATTAAATTTACAATAAGTATTGGAGCTATATCTAAAATCCCTAATACAGATAAATACGAAAAAATTATTACAATCGCTGATATGAATTTATATAATTCTAAAAATAAAGGTAGAAACAGGTTAACTATTTAAAAAAGCTCCCAACCGGGAGCTCTAATTATCCTCTTATTCCTAATTTTGAAATTAATTCTTTATATACTTCTGGTCTTTCTTTTCTTAAATATTTTAACATTTTTCTTCTTTTACCAACCATTTTCATTAATCCTCTTCTTGAGTGGAAATCTTTTGGATGAGTTTTTAAATGTTCAGTTAAATGTCTTATTCTTGCTGTTAACAATGCAATTTGAACTTCTACAGAACCTGTATCTTTTTCATTAATCTTAAATTCTTCAATAACCTTGTTTTTAATTTCTGGATCTAATCCTCTTGACATAATTCTCTACCTCCGTATTCATATTCCTTTAGCCAAGATAAGGTCAATACCATTATCTGAGCTAAGGTATTTGTATTATAATATATTTTTGTTAAAAATCGTTTGATTTTAATTAACTATTTCTTCTCCATCAAATTCTTCATTTAATGCATACTTTAATGATATTATAGCTACTTCTAATTGTTCTTCATCTGGTTCAGATGTTGTTATTTTTTGTAACGATAAACCAGGCCAAGCTAAAATTTTACCAACCCATGTATCGATTATTTTTGCAGTAAACCTTTGAAATTCATACGCAACTCCTGCTACTAAAGGCAATAATATTACCCTAGTTACTACTTTTTGCATTAAAGATGTATAACCTAATGCTCCTGTTATAGAAAACACTATAATTGATGCAAATACTGTAATAATTAAAAAACTAGTACCACATCTTGGATGAAGAGTTGTATATGTTTTTGCGTTGTTAACATTCAATTCTTTTCCATCTTCATAGTTATATACCGTCTTATGCTCTGCACCGTGATATTCAAATACTCTTTTTATATCTTTAAAAAATGAAATAACCCATATATATAATATAACAAAAACAGCTCTTATCACACCTTCAATAAAAGAAAACCAAAATTCACTATCTATAGGAAATAATTTTGTTAAAAACATAGGGCCTAATCCAAAGCCAACAATTGCAAATAAAAAAGCTAATAAAATTGATATTACCATATCTTTCTTTGTTATTTCTTCTTCTCCAGATACATTGGCTGAATATGATAAGGCTTCCATACCTATTATCATTGCTTTTAACAATACAAAAAAACCTCTAATAAATGGTACTTTCTCTAAAAAACCAAATGATCTTTCTTTTAATCTTTTTATCTGAATCTTTTTATCAGGCCTTCTAACTGCCACAACTGTATTTATACCTTTCATCATAACCCCTTCAATAACAGCCTGACCGCCTACATATTTAGGCATTTTCTTTTTTTCCATTATTAATCCTCCTCAATATTTCCTCAGCAATTTTCTCTTCTGTAATCACAAAATA includes:
- a CDS encoding GGDEF domain-containing protein, with the protein product LSNNRLEEISENSIKKYFISKPIKFNNIFFNIYNNKLYLYNTILNSFIQFFIFLFISIIIIFYISRKISNKIITPINEITNLISNYNTFKNFTPIEINKFSQYEIINLASKFNIMGLELKKYILNMEDLVLERTQKIEEQNVKLEVLNKKLRDISITDELTSLYNRYFFNEIFKKDYKLAYREKLYINFAIFDIDYFKNINDTYGHLAGDYCLRELGKIIKNHFNRENDKIFRYGGEEFVVYYLSKNPSNFEIALENLRNNVENNLFEYNSLKIKFTISIGAISKIPNTDKYEKIITIADMNLYNSKNKGRNRLTI
- the rpsO gene encoding 30S ribosomal protein S15, which encodes MSRGLDPEIKNKVIEEFKINEKDTGSVEVQIALLTARIRHLTEHLKTHPKDFHSRRGLMKMVGKRRKMLKYLRKERPEVYKELISKLGIRG
- a CDS encoding DUF1385 domain-containing protein, with product MEKKKMPKYVGGQAVIEGVMMKGINTVVAVRRPDKKIQIKRLKERSFGFLEKVPFIRGFFVLLKAMIIGMEALSYSANVSGEEEITKKDMVISILLAFLFAIVGFGLGPMFLTKLFPIDSEFWFSFIEGVIRAVFVILYIWVISFFKDIKRVFEYHGAEHKTVYNYEDGKELNVNNAKTYTTLHPRCGTSFLIITVFASIIVFSITGALGYTSLMQKVVTRVILLPLVAGVAYEFQRFTAKIIDTWVGKILAWPGLSLQKITTSEPDEEQLEVAIISLKYALNEEFDGEEIVN